In a single window of the Phaeobacter sp. G2 genome:
- a CDS encoding molybdopterin oxidoreductase family protein, whose amino-acid sequence MSDLKTQFRTCNICEAMCGLIVTYDDTEVHSIKPNPKDPLSRGHICPKAIALQDFRTDPDRVTTPLKKVDGEFVPISWDEAYAFAAHRLAAVQQAHGKDGVGIYLGNPNAHKFGNLLTLPGLVKALGTSNRYSSATADQIPHHVASIHMLGHPMLMPVPDVARTDLMLILGGNPVVSNGSMMTAPGFGKRMDEIKARGGRVVVIDPRRTETAARAGEHLFIQPETDALLLLALIHEVFAQGLEDLGALADITDGVEVLKDAVQPFTADKAAAMTGIEAQTIRDLARDFASAKSAVCYARMGASTQSFGSLCQWANNALNIITGNFDSPGGAMFTTPALDNVGMNSRKGKRRSYPERRSRVSQQPLYNGEFPVSVMAEEMETPGEGQIKAMITVAGNPVLTAPNGQRIGRAFEALDFMMSVDLHINDTTRHADLILPATVALEEEVYDMVFHSFAVHNTAAFAKPVFAPPNGNPQEWEVISRLAAKISGSSSIGPSPTKMLEMLLQQGFHSGTVTVETMLNAPSGAIDLGPLVSNLADRLETPDARLHLAPEVFLADLPRLLDFQPPVCDDFPLLMIGRRQVRSHNSWTQNSPRLVKGRNRCTVQLNPADAARFGLTEAQDVEIESAVGAARFPVEITEEIAPGVVSIPQGWGQRKGKLSAATRVQTVSINDLTDDRRIDPISGNAAFNGIPVRARAV is encoded by the coding sequence ATGAGCGACCTGAAAACCCAGTTTCGAACCTGCAATATCTGCGAGGCCATGTGCGGGCTGATTGTCACCTACGACGATACCGAGGTGCATTCGATCAAGCCAAACCCCAAGGATCCGTTGTCGCGCGGCCATATTTGCCCAAAGGCCATCGCGCTACAGGATTTCCGCACCGATCCGGACCGGGTGACAACGCCGTTGAAAAAGGTAGACGGTGAATTTGTGCCAATCAGCTGGGACGAGGCCTATGCGTTTGCCGCGCACCGTCTGGCCGCAGTGCAACAGGCCCATGGCAAGGACGGGGTTGGCATCTATCTTGGCAATCCCAATGCCCATAAATTTGGCAACCTCCTGACCCTGCCGGGACTGGTCAAGGCGCTGGGCACAAGCAACCGCTATTCCTCGGCGACAGCGGATCAGATCCCGCATCATGTCGCCTCGATCCATATGCTGGGTCACCCGATGCTGATGCCCGTGCCGGATGTGGCGCGCACGGATCTCATGCTGATCCTGGGCGGCAATCCCGTGGTTTCCAATGGGTCGATGATGACGGCGCCGGGCTTTGGCAAGCGCATGGATGAGATCAAGGCGCGCGGTGGCCGCGTGGTGGTGATCGACCCGCGCCGCACTGAAACTGCGGCCCGCGCGGGTGAGCACCTGTTCATCCAACCCGAAACCGATGCCCTGTTACTTCTGGCGCTGATCCACGAGGTCTTTGCCCAGGGGCTGGAAGATCTTGGCGCGCTGGCTGACATCACCGATGGGGTCGAGGTGCTGAAAGATGCGGTGCAGCCCTTTACCGCTGACAAGGCTGCGGCGATGACGGGTATTGAGGCGCAGACCATCCGCGATCTGGCCCGCGATTTTGCCTCTGCAAAATCGGCTGTGTGTTACGCGCGTATGGGGGCCTCAACCCAGAGCTTTGGCTCCCTGTGCCAATGGGCCAATAATGCGCTCAATATCATTACCGGCAATTTTGACAGCCCCGGCGGCGCAATGTTCACCACACCGGCGCTGGACAATGTCGGCATGAACAGCCGCAAAGGCAAGAGGCGCAGCTACCCGGAGAGACGCTCGCGGGTGTCCCAGCAGCCGCTCTATAATGGTGAGTTCCCGGTTTCGGTCATGGCAGAGGAGATGGAGACGCCGGGTGAGGGGCAGATCAAGGCGATGATCACCGTGGCTGGCAACCCTGTCCTGACGGCTCCGAATGGTCAGCGCATTGGCCGTGCGTTTGAGGCGCTCGACTTTATGATGTCGGTTGACCTCCACATCAATGACACCACCCGCCATGCAGATCTGATCCTGCCGGCCACGGTGGCGCTGGAGGAAGAGGTCTATGACATGGTCTTCCACAGTTTTGCGGTGCACAACACCGCAGCCTTTGCCAAACCAGTCTTTGCTCCGCCCAATGGCAACCCGCAGGAATGGGAGGTAATCTCCCGCTTGGCGGCGAAGATATCAGGATCCAGCAGCATCGGCCCTTCCCCAACCAAAATGCTGGAGATGCTGCTGCAGCAGGGGTTCCACAGCGGGACTGTCACGGTAGAGACGATGTTGAACGCGCCCAGTGGCGCCATTGACCTGGGCCCGCTGGTCTCAAACCTGGCCGATCGGCTGGAGACCCCGGATGCACGGTTGCACCTGGCGCCCGAAGTGTTCCTGGCGGACTTGCCGCGATTGCTGGACTTCCAGCCCCCGGTCTGTGACGATTTCCCCTTGCTGATGATTGGTCGCCGGCAGGTGCGCAGCCATAACAGTTGGACTCAGAACAGCCCGCGTCTGGTCAAGGGGCGCAATCGTTGCACGGTGCAGCTCAACCCGGCTGACGCCGCACGGTTTGGCCTGACCGAAGCCCAGGATGTGGAGATCGAAAGCGCAGTAGGAGCGGCAAGGTTTCCGGTTGAGATCACCGAAGAGATTGCGCCTGGTGTTGTGTCGATCCCTCAGGGGTGGGGGCAGCGAAAGGGCAAGCTTTCGGCGGCGACCAGGGTGCAGACGGTATCAATCAACGATCTGACCGATGATCGTCGCATTGACCCCATCAGTGGCAACGCTGCCTTTAACGGAATCCCCGTGCGCGCCCGCGCTGTGTAG
- a CDS encoding IS5 family transposase, which translates to MSSWAPTKYKTTNWSSSNDALKQRGSLAIWFDPEMVWTPPPTGRRGRQCKFSDAAIQTCLTMKVLFGMPLRQTAGFVESLLRLVGLDWSVPDFSTLWRRQKTLNVSLPYFGGTGPLNLLIDSTGIKAEGEGEWNARKHGGPKRRIWRKIHIGIDEETLEVRAVEVTTSNIGDAPMLPELLNQIPPDQDLGSVTADGAYDTRRCHDVIAARGAHAVIPPRKNAKPWKPTSAGAIARNEAVNASRYLGRALWRRWSGYHRRSRVETKMHCVKLLDQSLMAWDFDRQVAEIQVRIAVLNRYTALGIPVTEPVG; encoded by the coding sequence ATGAGCAGTTGGGCCCCTACGAAGTATAAGACCACGAATTGGTCGTCTTCCAATGACGCGCTGAAGCAGCGTGGATCGTTGGCGATCTGGTTTGATCCCGAGATGGTTTGGACACCGCCACCGACCGGCAGGCGCGGTCGTCAATGCAAGTTCAGCGATGCCGCGATCCAGACCTGTCTGACCATGAAAGTCCTTTTCGGTATGCCACTGAGGCAGACGGCTGGGTTCGTTGAGAGTCTGTTGCGGCTGGTCGGACTGGATTGGTCCGTGCCCGATTTCAGTACGCTGTGGCGCCGCCAGAAGACGCTGAACGTGAGCTTGCCGTATTTCGGTGGGACTGGCCCACTGAACCTTCTGATCGATAGCACAGGCATCAAGGCAGAGGGCGAAGGTGAATGGAACGCCCGCAAGCATGGCGGCCCCAAGCGACGTATTTGGCGCAAGATACATATCGGGATTGATGAGGAAACGCTGGAGGTTCGCGCGGTAGAGGTCACCACCAGCAACATCGGTGATGCGCCCATGTTGCCTGAACTGCTCAACCAAATCCCACCAGATCAGGACCTTGGGTCAGTGACCGCCGATGGTGCCTACGACACGCGCAGATGCCATGACGTGATTGCAGCACGGGGCGCTCATGCAGTCATTCCGCCGCGCAAGAACGCCAAACCGTGGAAACCCACAAGCGCCGGAGCCATCGCAAGAAACGAAGCGGTCAATGCCTCACGATACCTAGGGCGCGCGCTGTGGCGACGATGGAGCGGATACCACCGCCGAAGCCGCGTTGAAACCAAGATGCACTGTGTGAAGCTGCTCGACCAATCGCTGATGGCCTGGGACTTCGACCGGCAGGTAGCGGAAATCCAAGTCCGCATCGCGGTCCTAAACCGCTACACCGCTCTTGGCATACCCGTCACAGAGCCCGTAGGGTAA